The stretch of DNA aatgtaaaaagaaattttttacaccccccccccctttctcgaTCCTCTTTTTCCCAAACCTTTATTATATTGCCTCCTTTTAATGGTTTACtacttttcattttgtttattttaataataaaacccAGACTTTTAAATTAGACAAGAATCCGTGAAAAAAAGATACGAAACTATGCACTTATATTTAGCCATATTTTACAAATGTTCTGCTAGAAAAAACTTCAGTTTTACATCTATAAAATAAATCAGGTAAATACAACTTGGATTTATCAAGATACTTATTAACTGTTAcaaaatggccaagtttagatttaaaaattcagctttctgcACCTGGGCCATTCGCACCTGGGATATACAATAGAATAAAGTTTGGTTTTATATCTTCAgtcttaaaattgcttttaaaaagtgtttacGAAGTTTCGACCATTAACAAGCTCTGATTCTACTTAAACTGCAACATTTATACTGTACTATAGGGTGTTTGTAAAATACTTACAACGCATCCCGTTGAtacaaaaggaataaaaattatcaaaataatcaAGAAACAATGtatcttattaaaataaaacaagaagttctgtctagaactagacgagcctactttcccgtatacccatactactttctagtacctgatcaatgttctcaaaatagctaaaatcgcaaattgtttcaaacatatttttccaatattttaagctactttctaggaataaaatattcctcactcatctaaaaacattagatgcgtaaaaaaaaggaaaaaaaaaaaaaacaaaacgaacaaaaaatagcagcaacttttaaaaaaagcagctaatacacttttttccatttaaaaaaattcttcaacagctttcaaaacgaaaaaaaaaataataaaaattaacaagctcattaaaataaatacatcctatcaaaaaaaaaatcgtttctttttcccctgttgccaaaaataattttttaaatgaattaatgcacttatcaagataaataaaaacaataaaatgtcaacgtaaagaaatactttttattgtcaaacaaaaaaaaaaaaaatcgtctgcgcgtatctttatgtagaaatataaatgacttcgagtttattcaccgaaaactgaatacctaaataaaacctttagcgttaaaataaaaacaaatcatatcaacaataattatttcacagttaaaaccatagcgtcggagtctgagtcaatctaattttgggatgaaggagtcggagtcgaatatccaagaatcggagtcagtcatttgtccgtgtataaatttttcccaaagctaggaagtcgaattcggggagtcggagtccgattaattgtcgggcacacgagtcggattcggattcaggtgcccctaaattctcggagtcggagtctggagttcggcgtcaagagctatttccaacaaaatttgtttgaagtaaatccgccttcaagtacggaatctacattgactttcagtttccccgtaggcgctaatgttaagggatttgaactgttcaaaattgaacagaaaatagttcaaaccaaaaagcgaaatatgggaatgaggtgtccttgccgagatctttcgaacaaaaaaaagtttgttcgaatcggactattcattcaaaagttattagggggggacagagagacagaccgacagacagacagacagaccgacagacagacagaccgacagacatttttccccatctcaataccctactttccaatttttaatttttcgatatttatttaattattttatttatttttgacttttttttgtttttcgggatatttttaagatgcattaagccttctttcatgcttttttcttctttttctgacttttactgggaaagtaggctaaaaataaatgcgaagccttaaaaaaatctgttttataaGTAACAGAAGGAAACATGCGTGTTAAAAGAAATTCATAGCttaattcaagattttttgctggAACTGAGTTATTTTTATACCACTTCGGTTTTTGCTATGGCGAATAGGGCTCCCTTGAGTATATAATAATATACTCAATATACAAatacaacaaaaaacaaaaaaaaaaaaaaatacaatatacaaataaaataaaaaaaactaacacaataagaaaattaattctttttctgaGAAATTGCTTATTGAAGAgtattttaagtcaaaaaataaggCTCTTACTCATTAGGAACGAATAAACGAAACGTTTAGATTCGCTTAACGGAATTGTTCAGCTCTGGTTTAACTAATTACTTATTAAATGTTCGTAAGAACTAATTactcttttacatttcaaaatccaACAACACCGTTTTAAATCAGTCAATGTCTGTTCTTAAATACGATACATAATCTTCAGTTTTCGTAGTTAACACAATGAAAGGtacgtaatttaaaatttttattgtatagAAATCTTGATACgcgtaatcttttttttttttttttttttgcttatccaAATAATAGGATGTAACACCTTCAAGTATGTTGTTTAAATTTCGGAATTGATACAGCACTTGTACTTTACTCGAGGGACAAAACTTTCAATCTGCTTTTGTCTAACAACACGGCATTTCAGTGTGTATTGACAACGATTGAAtccaattttcaattatttttttgtcacaaTTTTCATACACTTTAGTTTTCAATCTGTTAACATTAATCGAGAACATTTTAGTTTTCGGAACACCAGACTTATAATTTTAATCTTCGTAATAATTTTAATCACAGAAATAACacattttatataactttttctTGTATTGATACAAATGTATGAAACTTTAAACTGGCACTTGCATACACTTGTTAAAAACTTATGAATGATTGTCCTTTGATGAATGTTGATTATGAATATCCTTGATAGGAACATATgatcgcaaacgcaatgctgacacGCTACAATCAAACAAAGCCAGAAATTGATGACTGCAAATAAGAGCACAAATTTACAATACGAAGGAAAAGGtgtaaagaaaagtttaaaacagTTGTCGAAATTTGCAGTCTGCATACGTAACACATGCGCCGTAATGacaaagcaatttttgttacaataacGACTAACAAATGACTAATAAAATGAGAATCTTTGCGATTAATATTTGTGAAAAAAACTTACTTCGAGAATGCAAGGAGACTTCCCGAAGCAACTTAGGATAGTCTGTGACCGGACTTGTTTCGTCGAATCCTCTATGAAAAGACTTCTTTCCCAGAGCAGTAAACACTGCACCCAAAGTAAAGTAACAATTCGAATTGCCTTTAGTCCTGTCTTCGTAGTTGTGAAAAAGCAAACCAACTATTTTCCAATTGAATTTCTTCAGGACCTGAAGCACTATCGTCCCTATCTGGGAATATGAACCATTCATGCGTGTCAGAAGCCGATAATGCGGATCTTTGTGGTCAAAGTTGTCATTCTGACCTCCAGCAGTCAATATTGGCAAACCCCACACAGAAGAATATCGAGCTACGGGAGCTAACACGTAAGGGCACAAGGGTCCCAAGAAGATATCAGCCAATCCTGCGTTATACAAAGAAAAGGTTGCCAGTGGTCCATACGTTGATGAACATTGAGTATCACGGTATAACACTTCCATTGGCCTTCCACCTTGTCTAAGTAATGTCCGCACTGCATATATCACTGCTGGCAAAACTCGATGTAGTGAATAGGGAAATGTGTCATCATCGGGGGCAAGCACTGCAAGTCGTATTGGTTTGACATGTTTAAAACTTGAAtcacatagaataaaattaaagacCACTATAAAAAGTATCGTTTGATTCCAAGTCAtactttaaaatttgtaactGACTTCaggaaaatttgtaaatatttttgtaaaaatcatgttttattaTTCGCCAAAAACATAAGTTTAAATCAATGTAACACTGAACTTAAAAATCCCATGCTCACTTGAAGTAGAAATCAGTTGTTTAACTATTGTTCACTATCTCAACGTTTTGCCTTCTAATATCatcaaataacatatttttttttatttaaactcaaAACTCTTTCAAACTTGGAATGTAgcaaacaaattattattatgcTAAAATGTGTGCAACTGCTCATAAGAATTATTTGTGTATGCACTCTTAATCGATTCGTTTTCAGTTTATGTTTTGGTAGATTGGAAAGTAAAAAATAGGATCATGAACGATTTTTTTGATACATCAATGAAgaagttttttgaattttccaTAGTCATACCTTTATACATTTCGTaagaaagaacttttttaaacCATCAAAAACAAGTCATTTAGATTAGATGCGTATTATAATGTGCAACAACCGAAAAACTCGTAAAAGATGTATGCTCTAAGGAtcacattttttcagttttataactACGATTTACAATGATAAAACAAAAATGACACAGCCACCGAATCAAAACAGTGATTTGTTTCAGAACACAACGCTTAGAAACTTGTTCTAAACTTTTTCAAACTTTTCGAAAACACTTTCACCTGCCATTgaagtaaatttaatattttcgaaaattttgcattcactttttaatttcttttcaaatctTTTAACAGGATACAGATTACAAAGCAAACTCCTCATTATTTCACGTTTGCACAAAAGCGCGTTATTTTAACCAACGTATTGGAAATCAATCCAATCGCTTACCTCCTCCAGAGGCCTCATAGAACGGAATAATTTCTCTGCTCTTCGACGGAACTCACGTGAAGCTTGGCGGATATTTTGGGGCGTTAGTCGCCAAGAAAGTTTCCGATGAAGATATTTTTATCAGCCGATGACAATGACCTAGGGGGGCAATTCTAAACTGTGTTTTAATCTAAAAGCAACGGTTTGTCAGTGGGTATGAATAATTAGTTTACGCACATGCATTTAAGtttgtaaaatgaaataattctAAAAGtgacggattttttttaaatttcaagtcaACCACATTCAACCCAACCACGATTttaataataacgataaaattaaaaattttaaaaacctcgactaagtcgcaactgtagaatcaagagggaaagaaattccttttaaaagccttataataTTGaaaatgggccgtggtagcccgatcggtagagtgtcggattcgggaccggagggtcctgagttcgaacctcgatggtcgaagatccaccgtcgtcattaaaggggactgggcgacgttaaatatgctcgtggtctcaatgtcctccaagtgaaacgatacctctgggggtgctagcaccaggcagctattagctcctggtctagttctaaattctcattaactgtccgatccggtgatggtgctgccatctatcggtataaaaaataatggaggcaaggcacttagtatgcagtcctcgacataaatacagttgcagtcagttgtgactcggaatcggataatattgaaaatcaatgtcaagtattttatttgctattaaatacaaactggcaacatataaaaattttgaatcattgctATTAATTTCCTTGTCGTCAACAACGAATTCaattatcaatcgcgtgaataaaagcttagccgttattaaaatctgcttaaaaaacgttataattcgaattctatgaagcATGGAAGTTTCAAAccacattctatcagacgtggaaaaaaattcttttcattttggtattaatttttttaattttcaactatgttttcactgcaaaaatctcgaaaaaccttttagaggttttatattaatatcttcgttaattatgTCGTCCATatatgcaacctagctaagaacactctcgatcaagtctcctttcgaacaatgtttttttttttttttttctccaaaaccagtccatccgtttaggcgctagagtgccacagacagacaaaCCGATACAAAGATACAGACACGTTAAACTTATAAAACCCTTCCATTGTTTGTCGGGGTTAAAAACTGTTTcatgatttatttctttttttttttttttttttttgctcaagtcGTTACAAAAACTTGTATTCATTTTAGGATAGGAATGAAAGTTTCGAAATGAAAAAGCGAAATAAAATTTTCTAGCCTTTGGGCTTTTCTTAGTTGAGAAAGCTTCTGAATTTGCGAAGGAACTACTGCCTTACCATGATTACGATCAATTTTGAGGGGAAAGTGAATGActtgaaaaatctaaaataaaaggCACGGGGTCAAATGAAAAGTAATGTTTGATAAATCATATTGGACGACAATGTCAGGTATTAAGTAAAAGTAGGcacatagaaaataaattttaaagaatacat from Uloborus diversus isolate 005 chromosome 5, Udiv.v.3.1, whole genome shotgun sequence encodes:
- the LOC129223175 gene encoding atrial natriuretic peptide receptor 3-like — protein: MTWNQTILFIVVFNFILCDSSFKHVKPIRLAVLAPDDDTFPYSLHRVLPAVIYAVRTLLRQGGRPMEVLYRDTQCSSTYGPLATFSLYNAGLADIFLGPLCPYVLAPVARYSSVWGLPILTAGGQNDNFDHKDPHYRLLTRMNGSYSQIGTIVLQVLKKFNWKIVGLLFHNYEDRTKGNSNCYFTLGAVFTALGKKSFHRGFDETSPVTDYPKLLREVSLHSRRSPIRHSKNRSGIKITQFQQKILN